TTTCATGTTTATTTTTGCCGGCTGCAGCAGCAAAACAGCTGAAACTACTAATACAAACTCCCAATCCAAAATAAAAGTTGTAGTATCCTTTAATGCTATGAAAGAATTTGCTTCAGCTATTGGAAAAGATAAGATTGCCATTACTACAATAGTTCCCAACGGCACGGAACCTCACGATTTTGAGCCAACTACAGAAAGCCTTAAAAATTTAAGCAGTGCCAATGTATTTATATACAACGGACTAGGTATGGAATCCTGGACAGACAAAGTTTTAAAATCTATTGATAATAAAAATTTAGTTGTAGTAAATGCTTCAAAGGACTCAAATCCCATCAAAAATACTGATGCTGAAGAAATAGAAGAACACGGAGAATATGATCCTCATATTTGGATTAGTTTAAAGGGTGCAGAAGTTGAATCCAAGAATATTAAAGATGCTTTAGTTAAAGTGGACCCTTCAAATAAAGAATTCTATGAAAAAAATTATGATGAATTTTCAAAACAGCTAAAGGATCTTCATAATGAATATACTAAAAAATTTGAAACTGTGAAGAATAAAAATTTTGTGACAGGCCATGCTGCCTTTGCATATCTCTGTAGAGATTACGGTCTAACTCAAAACAGTGTAGAAAATGTATTTGCAGAAGGAGAACCTTCTACAAAAAAATTGAAAGAACTGGTAGATTACTGCAGACAAAATAAAATAACGACTATATTTATGGAAGACATGGTAAGTCCTAAAGTATCTACCACCCTGGCCAATGAAATAGGTGCCAAGGTTGAAAAAATATATACACTTGAAAGTAAAGAAGATAACAAAAACTATATTGAAAGTATGAAAAATAATTTAGAAATAATTTATAATAGTTTAAAATAAATTCACATATATCTGCTGTACCTGAATAATAGCACAAATTGATAACTATCCCCTTTTTAGTGAGTAATAAACAATTTATTTTTCTCATATAAATAGTTAAGTAAATTAAAATAACAAAAAGGGGATGTTAAAACTGTTTACAAAAGAGAGTAAAAAGTATTTCTTTTCTTTAGTCATTCTTTTCTTATTTATTGTACAAAGTATAATTCCTTTAAAAGTATTTGCAGATGATAATTCACAAACTATAAATACAGATTCCATTAGAGCTAAAATTGTACAAATAGTATCTGATAAAAAAAAGAATATTGCCGCAGGTGACAAAAATGTTGTTCTAGAAGAGCAGACATTAAAAATACAAATTTCAAGTGGAAAGCATAAAGGTGAAGATGTCACTATAAAAAATACTGTAGATCCTTCCAAACAAGGAAATTTAATTTTTAATGAGGGAGATCAAGTATTTCTATCTATAAGTGAAGATAGTAATGGCAATATAACCTCATCTAATATTTATCAGGTTGCCAGGGACAAGCCCCTAACTTACTTACTTATATTCTTTATACTTTCTATGATATTAATTGGAAAAGGCAAAGGATTTAAGTCTATAATAACATTGACATTTACCTGTTTTATGGTAATAAAGGTATTTCTAAATTTAATTTTACAAGGATACAATCCTATAACTATTTCAATATTTGTCTGTATTGCCATAGCCATTGTATCTTTAATCGTTATAGGAGGAATAAATCGAAAAACCATTTCAGCTATTATTGGAACAACTAGTGGAGTAGTTATATCAGGAGTTATATCATTTATAGTGGTCAATTTGACTAAAGTTTCTGGAGTAGGTACGGAAGAGGCTCAGCTGCTTATGGATATTCCTCTTAAACATGCACTTGATTTTAAAGCTATTCTATTTGCAGCCATACTTATAGGAGCCCTGGGGGCTGTAATGGATGTAAGTATGTCTATAGCATCAACCATGACAGAAATAAAAGAAGCACATCCTAAAATCAGTCCCGGCAGACTTATGAAAGCGGGAATGGTTGTAGGCAGAGATACTATGGGAACTATGGCTACAACTTTAATTCTTGCTTATATTAGTGGTTCAATATGTTTAGTTCTAGGTTATTTAGCCAATAACAGTAATTTTTTAGATATAGTAAATCAGGATATGATAGCTTGTGAAATTATTAAAACTTTAGCCGGAAGCATAGGTTTAATCTTTACAATCCCCATAACAGTTATTGTATGCTGTATTTTAAGTGATTAGAATAAAAGTTCTTCTTAAATCCTCCTTCTAAGGAGGATTTATTCGTTCATTCAAAAAGCAACAATTACATCTCTTCAAATATTATTGTATAATAATATTATCTTTAGTATATTATAGCTAATTAGGTATTAGTCTTCTTAAAATTTCAACTATAATCACGCCTAAAGACCATAATCTGCATCTATGGAGGAATTGATATGAAAAGTATAAAAATAAGAATTATTATATTAATTAGCTTGCTGTCTATAATAGTTTGTACAGGTTTAGCCCTGCAACTGTATAATTCAGCTAAGAATATATTGGTACAAGATGTAAGACAAACAATGCCAAACTTTGTTACCCAGGGATCAGAAAATATCAATCAATTTGTAATTAATCAATTTACTATACTAGAAGGATTAGGGTCCAGTGAAAATTTACCTACAACAGTTAATAACAATACTGATATACAAAATATCAAGGAAATACTATCAAAAAAGACAAAATCCTTAGGCAGTTTGAGAATGGCA
This window of the Clostridium kluyveri DSM 555 genome carries:
- a CDS encoding YibE/F family protein codes for the protein MLKLFTKESKKYFFSLVILFLFIVQSIIPLKVFADDNSQTINTDSIRAKIVQIVSDKKKNIAAGDKNVVLEEQTLKIQISSGKHKGEDVTIKNTVDPSKQGNLIFNEGDQVFLSISEDSNGNITSSNIYQVARDKPLTYLLIFFILSMILIGKGKGFKSIITLTFTCFMVIKVFLNLILQGYNPITISIFVCIAIAIVSLIVIGGINRKTISAIIGTTSGVVISGVISFIVVNLTKVSGVGTEEAQLLMDIPLKHALDFKAILFAAILIGALGAVMDVSMSIASTMTEIKEAHPKISPGRLMKAGMVVGRDTMGTMATTLILAYISGSICLVLGYLANNSNFLDIVNQDMIACEIIKTLAGSIGLIFTIPITVIVCCILSD
- a CDS encoding metal ABC transporter substrate-binding protein; translation: MFIFAGCSSKTAETTNTNSQSKIKVVVSFNAMKEFASAIGKDKIAITTIVPNGTEPHDFEPTTESLKNLSSANVFIYNGLGMESWTDKVLKSIDNKNLVVVNASKDSNPIKNTDAEEIEEHGEYDPHIWISLKGAEVESKNIKDALVKVDPSNKEFYEKNYDEFSKQLKDLHNEYTKKFETVKNKNFVTGHAAFAYLCRDYGLTQNSVENVFAEGEPSTKKLKELVDYCRQNKITTIFMEDMVSPKVSTTLANEIGAKVEKIYTLESKEDNKNYIESMKNNLEIIYNSLK